One window of the ANME-2 cluster archaeon genome contains the following:
- a CDS encoding chorismate mutase codes for MIECKNIDEVRVNIDVIDREIVKLLSERSKYVRQAAKFKKNTDDVQAPKRVEEVIAKVRNLALEYGLNPEIIEQIYRTMIACFIEFEMKEHRK; via the coding sequence ATGATAGAATGCAAAAATATAGATGAAGTTAGGGTAAATATAGACGTAATTGATCGAGAGATAGTAAAGTTGCTATCTGAAAGAAGCAAATATGTTAGACAGGCTGCAAAATTTAAGAAAAATACTGATGATGTACAAGCTCCAAAACGTGTAGAAGAAGTTATAGCAAAAGTAAGAAATCTTGCTTTGGAATATGGATTAAACCCTGAAATAATTGAGCAGATATATCGCACAATGATTGCATGCTTTATTGAGTTTGAAATGAAAGAGCATAGAAAATAA
- a CDS encoding type II toxin-antitoxin system HicB family antitoxin translates to MRFKVVIEEDEEVGGYVVSCPSLPGCFSQGDTIEKALENIKEAIQACLESLAEDEIQSYLTKPSTQVIDMVA, encoded by the coding sequence ATGCGATTTAAGGTAGTTATAGAAGAAGATGAAGAAGTCGGTGGTTATGTAGTTAGTTGTCCGAGCCTTCCAGGCTGTTTTTCACAGGGGGATACTATTGAAAAAGCCTTAGAAAATATAAAAGAAGCTATACAGGCATGCCTCGAGTCTCTTGCTGAAGATGAAATTCAATCGTATTTGACCAAACCCTCAACCCAAGTAATTGA